Proteins encoded within one genomic window of Ailuropoda melanoleuca isolate Jingjing chromosome 16, ASM200744v2, whole genome shotgun sequence:
- the LOC117796593 gene encoding arrestin domain-containing protein 3-like has product QAGTKEKTLCCWFCTSGPISLSAKIERKGYTPGESIQIFAEIENCSSRMVVPKAAIYQTQAFYAKGKMKEVKQLVANLRGESLSSGKTDTWNGKLLKIPPVSPSILDCSIIRVEYSLMVYVDIPGAMDLFLNLPLVIGTIPLHPSGSRTSSVSSQCSMNMNWLGLSLRERPEAPPSYAEVVTEEQRRNNLAPVSACDDFERALQRPLFGYIQEFRFLPPPLFRGKHQILKSEMG; this is encoded by the exons CAAGCAGGCACAAAAGAAAAGACTCTCTGTTGCTGGTTCTGTACCTCAGGCCCAATATCCTTAAGTGCCAAAATCGAAAGGAAGGGCTATACCCCAG gtgAATCAATTCAGATATTTGCTGAGATTGAGAACTGCTCTTCCCGAATGGTAGTGCCAAAGGCAGCCATTTACCAAACACAGGCCTTCTATgccaaagggaaaatgaaggaagTAAAACAGCTTGTGGCTAACTTGCGTGGGGAATCCTTATCATCTGGAAAGACAGATACATGGAATGGAAAGTTGTTGAAAATTCCACCAGTTTCTCCCTCTATCCTCGACTGTAGCATAATTCGTGTGGAATATTCACTAATG GTATACGTGGATATTCCTGGCGCTATGGACTTATTTCTTAATTTGCCACTTGTCATTGGTACCATTCCTCTACATCCATCTGGTAGCAGAACCTCAAGTGTAAGCAGTCAGTGTAGCATGAATATGAACTGGCTTGGTTTATCCCTGCGGGAAAGACCTGAAG CACCACCCAGCTATGCAGAAGTGGTAACAGAGGAACAAAGGCGGAACAATCTTGCACCAGTGAGTGCCTGTGACGACTTTGAGAGAGCGCTTCAAAGACCACTGTTTGGATATATCCAGGAGTTTCGGTTCTTGCCTCCACCTCTATTCAGAGGTAAGCACCAGATCCTCAAGTCTGAAATGGGCTGa